Proteins from a genomic interval of Bacillus sp. FSL H8-0547:
- the ylbJ gene encoding sporulation integral membrane protein YlbJ, with amino-acid sequence MKTLVLGCSLFILAFAMIISPKVSFTASKTGLELWWGVVFPSLLPFFILSQLLTGFGVVAFIGVLLEPVMRPLFRVPGIGGFVWAMGWASGSPAGAKLTAEMRKKQQLTAGEAERLVSFTNSSNPLFIFGAVAIGFFNNQALGLLLAAAHYSGNLAVGLTMRFHGRDSESENQDKSRKIPSIKEAFEEMHRTRMEDQRPIGKMLGDAVLSSIQTLLMVGGFIILFSVINKLLSLLSLTDAAAAGFSLILASVHLSASLGLPLVSGLFEMTLGSQLVSTVDTDLLQKAIAVSFMLGFSGLSIQAQVASILADTDIRFQPFFAARILQGVYAAFFAWLFWKPLYLGVSGSEVSVIPVFLREDAPVVLGSVWSVLMETGPVITLFSLSVYIIIYAKRMLQRN; translated from the coding sequence ATGAAGACACTCGTGCTTGGATGCTCGCTTTTCATCCTTGCATTTGCCATGATCATAAGCCCAAAGGTTTCCTTTACTGCTTCTAAAACAGGGCTAGAATTATGGTGGGGAGTTGTTTTTCCGTCTCTTCTTCCCTTTTTCATTCTCTCCCAGCTATTGACCGGCTTCGGGGTTGTCGCCTTTATCGGCGTACTTCTTGAACCAGTTATGCGGCCGCTGTTCAGAGTGCCCGGCATTGGCGGGTTTGTCTGGGCGATGGGTTGGGCTTCAGGGTCTCCCGCAGGCGCTAAACTGACTGCAGAGATGAGGAAAAAACAGCAGCTTACTGCAGGAGAAGCCGAGCGGCTCGTTTCCTTTACAAACTCATCAAATCCCCTGTTCATATTCGGTGCTGTAGCGATCGGTTTTTTCAACAATCAGGCACTTGGTCTCCTGCTTGCAGCTGCCCACTACTCCGGAAATCTTGCAGTAGGTCTTACGATGAGGTTTCACGGCAGGGACAGCGAATCTGAAAACCAGGACAAATCAAGAAAGATCCCGTCCATTAAAGAAGCTTTTGAAGAAATGCACAGAACTCGGATGGAAGATCAGCGCCCGATCGGCAAAATGCTTGGCGACGCGGTTCTTTCATCCATCCAGACGCTTTTAATGGTAGGCGGCTTTATTATCTTATTTTCCGTCATAAACAAACTATTATCCCTTTTATCTCTGACAGATGCAGCTGCTGCAGGATTCAGCCTTATTCTCGCTTCTGTTCATTTATCGGCTTCTCTTGGTCTTCCCCTCGTATCAGGTTTATTTGAGATGACTCTTGGCAGTCAGCTTGTGAGCACGGTTGACACAGACTTGCTTCAAAAGGCAATTGCCGTCAGCTTTATGCTTGGCTTCAGCGGATTATCCATCCAGGCACAGGTGGCAAGTATCCTTGCTGATACGGATATCCGTTTTCAGCCGTTTTTTGCTGCAAGGATCCTGCAGGGCGTTTATGCGGCATTTTTTGCATGGCTCTTCTGGAAACCGCTGTATTTGGGAGTTTCAGGTTCAGAGGTGTCCGTCATCCCGGTATTTTTAAGAGAAGATGCGCCGGTTGTGCTTGGTTCCGTCTGGTCCGTGCTTATGGAAACAGGTCCGGTCATTACGCTTTTCTCTCTATCTGTCTATATCATCATCTACGCTAAAAGAATGCTTCAGAGAAATTGA
- the coaD gene encoding pantetheine-phosphate adenylyltransferase, whose protein sequence is MASIAVCPGSFDPVTYGHLDIIKRGAKVFDHVYVCVLNNSSKNPLFNVDERIELLQEVTKDMPNVTVESFKGLLIEYANSKKASTILRGLRAVSDFEYEMQITSMNRVLDENVETLFMMTNNQYSFLSSSIVKEVAKYRGDISELVPKAVERALKQKFNK, encoded by the coding sequence ATGGCGAGCATTGCAGTTTGTCCGGGAAGCTTTGATCCTGTGACATACGGACACTTGGATATTATTAAACGGGGAGCAAAAGTTTTTGATCATGTTTATGTGTGCGTCCTGAATAATTCTTCTAAAAATCCGCTCTTTAATGTGGATGAGCGCATCGAGCTTTTGCAGGAAGTGACAAAGGATATGCCGAATGTCACGGTGGAGTCGTTCAAAGGCCTTCTGATTGAATATGCCAACAGCAAAAAAGCAAGCACGATCTTAAGAGGGCTCCGTGCAGTATCGGATTTTGAATATGAGATGCAGATCACATCCATGAACAGGGTGCTTGATGAGAATGTTGAGACCCTTTTCATGATGACGAACAATCAGTATTCGTTCCTGAGCTCAAGCATTGTAAAAGAAGTGGCCAAGTACAGGGGAGATATTTCAGAGCTTGTTCCAAAAGCGGTTGAACGCGCCCTTAAACAAAAATTCAATAAATAA
- the rsmD gene encoding 16S rRNA (guanine(966)-N(2))-methyltransferase RsmD → MRVVSGSCKGRPLKAVPGTSTRPTTDKVKESIFNIIGPYFDGGLAVDLFGGSGGLGIEALSRGMDTCIFVDREAKAVATIHKNLEACRFQSQAEVYRNDAERALKAMAKRELSCELMFLDPPYKKQKLKALIELIDELNLVKTGGIIVAEHDHDVELPETIGSFVMTRKETYGISGVSIFAHTEKGTGE, encoded by the coding sequence ATGAGAGTAGTTTCTGGGAGCTGTAAGGGCCGCCCGCTTAAGGCTGTACCGGGTACGTCAACGCGCCCGACAACAGATAAAGTGAAAGAATCCATTTTTAATATCATCGGGCCTTATTTTGACGGAGGTCTTGCTGTTGACCTGTTTGGAGGAAGCGGAGGTCTTGGGATCGAGGCGCTGAGCAGGGGAATGGATACGTGCATATTTGTAGACAGAGAAGCAAAAGCAGTCGCAACTATACATAAAAATTTAGAAGCCTGCCGCTTTCAAAGTCAGGCTGAGGTTTACCGGAATGATGCAGAGAGAGCACTGAAAGCGATGGCGAAAAGAGAGCTGTCATGTGAGCTCATGTTTTTGGATCCGCCGTATAAGAAACAAAAATTGAAAGCGCTTATCGAATTGATAGACGAGCTTAATCTTGTGAAGACAGGCGGCATCATTGTGGCTGAGCATGATCATGATGTTGAATTGCCGGAAACAATCGGATCCTTTGTGATGACGAGGAAAGAAACATACGGCATCAGCGGGGTATCCATCTTTGCACACACAGAAAAAGGGACGGGGGAGTAA
- a CDS encoding methylthioribose kinase, whose product MIQRFIELGAGFSDLYELIETTKANAHRVSRFLLLETTIEGRSMSSFAVVMEPTDPGQFQAIYLCLEGIPAGETKRRQLFQELSESLAKPMIELNVKSSGEFAEKDLYYQYLTGILRMNRYLPAWQ is encoded by the coding sequence ATGATTCAGCGCTTTATTGAACTGGGAGCAGGATTTTCCGATCTTTATGAACTGATTGAAACAACTAAAGCAAATGCGCACCGCGTTTCAAGATTCTTGCTATTGGAGACAACTATTGAAGGACGGAGCATGTCTTCCTTTGCCGTTGTTATGGAACCAACTGATCCGGGCCAATTTCAGGCCATTTATTTATGCCTTGAAGGAATTCCTGCGGGAGAAACGAAGCGCCGCCAATTATTTCAGGAACTCTCCGAATCTCTCGCAAAACCGATGATTGAACTTAATGTGAAATCTTCTGGTGAGTTTGCTGAAAAAGATTTATATTATCAGTATCTGACAGGCATTCTCAGAATGAACAGATACCTTCCTGCCTGGCAATAA
- a CDS encoding YlbG family protein, whose amino-acid sequence MFDKRQGIIIWMHSLKQIKMLRKFGNIHYVSKKLKYVVLYCDMEQVEHTIEKVSSFSFVKHAEPSYKPFLKLEFESKIDKAKEYDYKLGL is encoded by the coding sequence ATGTTTGATAAGCGTCAAGGCATAATTATATGGATGCATTCGTTAAAGCAGATTAAAATGCTCCGCAAATTCGGCAACATCCACTACGTTTCAAAAAAATTAAAGTATGTCGTCTTATATTGTGACATGGAGCAAGTTGAACATACAATCGAAAAGGTTTCTTCCTTTTCATTCGTCAAGCATGCTGAACCGTCATATAAGCCCTTTCTTAAACTGGAGTTTGAATCGAAGATTGATAAAGCAAAAGAATATGACTATAAACTTGGCTTGTAA
- a CDS encoding YlbF family regulator, translating to MLATMESVQLLDEAELLGALVVQSEIAEDYRRTLDTLRKDKSAQKVIARFVEIKNLYEDVQRFGKYHPQYKEITKAMRDAKRELDLHDAVAAFKKAEKELQNLLDEISVELGTAVSQNIKVPTGNPFFDSGSSCGGGCGSGGSCGCKAS from the coding sequence ATGCTAGCTACAATGGAAAGCGTTCAATTGCTCGATGAAGCTGAGCTTCTTGGTGCATTAGTTGTACAATCAGAAATTGCGGAAGATTACCGCCGCACTTTAGATACATTAAGAAAAGACAAATCAGCACAGAAAGTGATTGCGCGTTTTGTTGAGATAAAGAATTTATATGAGGATGTTCAGCGTTTTGGAAAATACCATCCCCAATATAAAGAAATAACAAAAGCGATGAGAGATGCTAAACGGGAGCTCGATCTCCATGATGCAGTGGCTGCTTTCAAAAAAGCGGAGAAAGAACTGCAGAATCTTCTCGATGAGATCAGCGTTGAACTTGGCACAGCCGTGTCACAGAATATTAAAGTGCCGACCGGCAATCCTTTCTTTGATTCCGGTTCAAGCTGCGGGGGCGGATGTGGCTCCGGCGGGTCGTGCGGCTGCAAAGCATCATAA